A stretch of DNA from Acidobacteriota bacterium:
CCGATCCTGGCTCGAGGAACGTGCGTATTGGGGCGGCGTGAGCGATGCCCTGCTCTCCTACCTGAATCGTCCGGCGACATTCTGGTGGGCGCTGAGAACGTTCGTTTGGAACACGCGCATGCTGCTTCTCTCGCCGCGGCTGATGCTGCAACTCGCGAAATCGGGCGACGAGCCGGAGGCCGTCACCGTCACGTGGCGGGCATGGCACCGGCTGGGCGGTGTGGTCGGAGGCCTTCGAGCAGTCAGCCTCGCGCTCGGCCGCACGTGAGCCCGTGCTCGCACACGGCACGACGCGGGACGGCGCGACGACTACCCGGCATCACAGGTAGTCGCGATAGTACTCGTTCAGATACTCCCTCAGACACACGCGCCAATCGCGCATCCTGTTCAGCCCGCGCAGATCCAGCTTCTTCGTGACGAGGCGTTCGGACGGTGGCCGCGGCGCGAAGTACTCGGCCGCGAAATGGTCCGATCCCACGGGAACGATCTCGACGACGGCGTCGCGCTCCATGATCGCCACGATCTCGCGTGCCACTTCCAGCCGTCCGGTCATCCCGCCGCAGACCATGTTGTAGACGCCCCACAGCCCCCGGTCCAAGAGCAGGCCGACATTGCGCGCGAAATCGTGCGTGTAGGTCGGCGTGCCGAACTTGTCGTCCACGACGAACAGCTCGCGCCGGCCCTCCTTGAGCTGAGCCATGATCTTCTGAACGAACTTCTTGTCCTTCCTCGGACCACCACCCATCATCCAGCCGGCTCGGCACACGAGGTAGTGCCGGCAGTTCTCGACGACATATCGCTCGCCCATGAACTTCGACCGCGCGTAATGGCCGAGCGGGCTCGGAATGTCCCAGTCGTCGTAGGTCTCTTTCAAACCGTCGAAGATGCCAGCCGTCGAGATGTAGAGCAACGGGATGCCGAGGTCGTTGGCGATGTGCACCGCATTCTCGACCGCCAGCGTGTTCGTGGCATACGCGTCGTCTGGATCGCGTTCGCACAGCTCGAGGCTCGTGTGAGCGCCCAGGTGAAAGAGCACGCTGGGATTGAACCGCTCGACGTCGAGCCGGTAGGCTTCATAGTCGCGGAAATCGAGAAACGACAACCACGGCTCGTTCACGTCCTTGTCCGTGCATCTGAGCTCGTGCTCTCCGCCGTAGACTCGATAGAAGCCTTCGCCGAGCATGCCGCCGCACCCGGCAATGTAGATCCGCTGCTGTGCACTCATCTGGTCCTGCCGTTGATCACGTGACGCCTAACGGTTGTCGGACGCGCCCGCCACGACGAGCTCGGCGGCTCGGGCGAGCGTTCGTCGCGCGACGCCCGGCATCATTCGAAGTCCAGCCTTGATGACCCTCGCAGCAGCAGCCTTGCTGCTCGATCCGACGCCGGAGCGTACGGTGAGCGCGTCCGGCGGCGCCGCGAACTGGCTCTTGAATCTGCGAACACCGCGATAGTCGTTTCGAACGAGCCTGTCCTGGTATTGCTGGAACAGCGGCACGAGGTCCGGCCGCTCGGCGAGCATGGGGACGGGCTGCTCCGGCCGTGTCGTGATGGCGTCGGGCACGTCCGGATTGTAGTGACTGAAGTGATAGAAGAGCAGAGGATGCGTTCCGTTGACAACGTAGCGCCCATCGAGCCCGCTCAACCTGCGTTCGAACAGGTTCCAGTACGCCATGTTGCAGCCAGGGTCGCGCTCGACGAGGACCCGCGGAACGTACGCGGGTGCCAAGACCGCCCAGAGCTGATCGACGAAGAGCCCGTCCCTGAAGCGCGCATAGCAGTACTCGACCAACCGCTTCTGCCACCACTGGAGGAAGGCGCTCGTGTGCTCGGTGCGACGAGTACCGAGGAAGCCCAGGTTGAACACACCGGTGCGCAGCATCGCCCGCTCATAGTGGACGTTGACCGGCCCATGACCGCTCATCGTGCAGCTGTGCGGCGTCAACATCAGATCGTGCTCGCGCAAGCGATCGGCCAGCGGAGCGAGGCTGCTCAGCACGAGCATGTCCGCATCGAGATACAGGACCGTGTCCACGCGCCGATCGCGCCGATAGAGGTGCTCGACGAAGAAGGGCTTCATCGCGCAAATCAGTTCGACGATGTCGTAGCGGGCGCGCATGCCGGCCAACTCCGGCAGGCCGAGTTGCTCGACCGGCAAGAGCTCGAAGCTCTCGAGATATGAGGCGTCGAAGTCGCCCGGGAGGTTGTCGACGAGACCAATGACGATCGAACAGGTGGGCATGTGCTCGCGAACGGACTGAGCGAGCGTCTTCGCATGCGCGAGATAGCTCGCCGAACACAGCGTCAGGATCGTCGTCATCGAATCAAGCGGACTCCAGCCGCACGGCGTGAGCACCGAACCTGCATCTCACCCACGAACAGACCGCGTCGTGTGCCATCGCTCGAGCGTCACGTCACTCGAACAGACACTGTCTGACCGCGCCCAGCGTCGGAAACGTACACAGCCCCTGCCAGGCGAAGCTCCGGCCTTCGGCCGCACGGCCATCACGCCGCAAGCTCCTTGCGAGCTGTCGTAGTCCCCAGGCCTCGCGAGCGCGCGCGTGGCGCCGCACGACGCGCGATCGGCACGTCAGCCGCAGGTGCTGCATCGCCATGACCTCCTGCAGCAGCGTGTCGAGCTCCGATGAACGCAGCGAGTGCGCGTCTCCGGCCGGAAGCCGGTAGTCCACGCAGGGCGTTGATCGGAACAGGATCCCTGACGCGCGATCGAGCAGGCGCATCATCAACTCGTAGTCCTCGGAGAACCAGACGCGCTCCCAGAACCCCCCAGCCGCCTCGAGCAGCGAGCGCCGCACGACCCAACAGTCCGGGTGGATCACGCGGCTCGCCACGACGTCGAGGACCGCCGGAAGATCCACGGCATACACATCCGGGAACCCGTCCACGGAACGACCACCGCTGAGCCGGCCGGCATCCGGGAACCAGACGTAGTCCGTGGGCTGGCCATCGCGCGACGCCACGAGATTGCAGAAGTAGAAGTCAGCCCCGGTCTGCTCGAGCGCACGCACGGCTGTCGAGAGATGATCGGCTCGGATCCAGCGGTCGTCGTCGTCGCAGAAGGCCACGAACGCGCCGCCCGCGGCGCGAATGCCTCGGTTGCGCGTCGCCGCCGGCCCCGTGCCGAGCGCCCCCGGATGCTCTCGCAGGATCCATTGCACCCGGCCACCGGTCGCTCGACCGATGTCGTCATAGGCGGCCAACGTGTCGGCGCCCGAACCGTCGTCGACGACGAGCAACTCCATGGCCGTGTGCGTCTGGCTCGTAATCCCGGCGAGCGCCTGCTGCAGGAGACCATGGCGGTTGCGGGTGGCGACGATGACAGAGACAGACGAATCCGCGCTCAACGTGCTCCTCTTGACCGCTGCATGCTCTCCTGATCACGTCGCACAGCTCGTACCACGGCTACTGGAGGCAATCGCCATCCCGGGGCGGTGGAATCAGCCGGTAATCCTGCGGCCCTTCGAGGCGGTACGCCGGCGAACGCAGGGATGTCACCTTCTAGGCAGACTATTTCGCCGCCGATCCCATGCCCATCCCGAAGATCATGAGCGCCATCAGGAGGAACGTGTGGTTCGCCTCCTGGTCCACGTGCTGCCGCACGACGCGCCGGAGCACGTCGGGCCGCACGATGCCGCTCTCCATGAGCGGCCCGCCGGTGAGCGTCGATTCCACGAGGGGACGCAGCTCGCGCCGGAGCCACAGGCCCAGCCGCTCGTAGGGCTGGTAGCCCTTGACCCCGAGCTTGGCGAACACGCGCATCCGGAACCGCGCCGCCTCGGTCACCAATCGTCCGGCGCCGACGCGCGCGCCGGTGTTCGCGTTCGTCACCGTCAGGAACGCCGGCCGCCGATGCGCCAGGATCGCCGCCTGCAGCGCATCGTCGAGCTTCAGCTCCGGCGGCATGGAGAACAGCACGTCGATCACGTCGTTGTCCATGAACGGCTGCCGCACCGTCGCGAAGCAGCCGAACGTGTGCATCGAGAGCGGCGTCTCGCGGTGCAGCCGCTCCCGCAGGAAGAGCCGCCACACGCGATCGACCGGCCGCGCGACCGGGCCGCACCGCGCCAACGCCTCGTCGAGGGACTGGCGGGCACGATCGCGCACGTCGAACGTGAAGAGATCGGGCGGCACGGCACCGAGCATGTATGCCGTGAGATGCGTGAACAGCCAGTCGCGAATGCCCGCGTCGTCCGCCCGCAGCGCCGCAGGGTCCACCGAAAACGCGTACGCCTTCGTCATGTGCAGCAGCTCGCCGCCATGCCCGCGCAGGAGGTAGTCGATGCCGAGCTCGCGGTACACCGCCATGGTCGGCATGACGATGCCCTGGTCGAGGTAGTGGCCGTCGGTGAGCCGCACCATCTCGCGCAGGTTGGGTTCGAACGTCGACAGGAAGTCCGCGTCGAGCACGAACGCGCGGTGCGCGACGCCCGACAGCGCGGCCAGGCGGGAGGCGCTCCGGTGATCGAGGCTGCCGTCGATGCCGAGGCTGACCGTCTTCAGATCCAGACCGGCCGGCATGAGCCCGAGGATCGTTCGCGCGTCGAGGCCGCCCGACAGCGAGAGCCCGAGGTGCTCGCCCGGCTGGGCTCGCCGCGCCACGGCCTCCGTGAGCCGATCGTCCAGGGCACGCGTGAGATCCGCGGGCGACCCGTTGACGACACCCGGGCGGAGCGTCCAGTACGCCCGTTCCGCGTACTGGCCGTCGCTCGTCCGGTACGTCGCAATCGTGGCCGCCGGCACTGCGCGGACGCCGGCGAACAACGTATCGTCGGCGATGAAGTGACCGAAGCTGAAGAACTGCGCGACGCCAGCCTCGGACCATGCCGTGTCGACGCCCGGCAGCTCGAGCACGGCTTTGATCTCCGACGCCGCGGCGAAGCCCGCGTCGGACGTGGCCACGTACACGGGCCGCAGGCCGAATCGATCCGTGACGACGAGGAGCTCGCCGCGCGAGCCGTCCCAGACCACGGCGGCGAACTCGCCGTTGAGCGACGCGAGAAACGCGTCGCCGCCGGCCATCCAGCCCGCGAGCAGCAGCGCGGCGTCGGACCGGACGCTCCGCGCATCCTCCGTGCCGGCGAGCCGGCGCCGTTCGGCGTCGCTCGCGAATATCTCGCCGTGAATCACCGCGTAGCGCCGGCCATCGGCGCTGGCAACGCAGGCCGACGGCGCCATGTGCGGCAAGGTGACGAGGCCGACCGCCACGCCATCCGCGACCGGCCGCGACAGCGGCTCCAGCCAGGGGTAATGCGCCATCCGGTCGAGCATCCGCCCGATCGGGAGCCCACCGGCGCGTGAGGGATCAGCGGCGACCGCCGCGAGGCCCGACATGAACGGGCTTCATTGTAGCGGCAGCCCGCCCGTCCATGCGGCGGCCGCCGGCTGCAACAGGATCCGATCTACGATCGGCCCTCGGAGGATCGGGTTACGCCGATCTCCTGCGGCACAAAGTCGCCAGAGAGGAAGACTTCGTGAACGTTCGCGCCGTCCTCTTCGACCTCGACGGCACGCTCTACGCCCAGCGTCCGCTGCGGCTCTTGATGGCCGCCGAGCTGACGACCCTGCCGTTGACGGGCTTCAGGCTGGCTGGGAAACGCCTGCAGGCCCTGCGCGCGTTCCGCAAGGCCCAGGAAACGTTGCGCAATGCCGGGCAAGCCGCTGGGCCAACCGCTCAACTGGAAGCAGCAGCCGCCGCCTCCGGCCTGACGGTTGCAGAGGTCTCCGCGCTGGTCGATGAGTGGATGATGAGGCGTCCCTTGAAGTATCTGCGCTGGTGCCGTGCGGGAGGGCTCACGCGTCTCCTCGACCTGCTGGAAAGCCGCGGCATCCGCACAGGGATCCTGTCGGATTACCCTGCAGAGTCAAAGATTCGGGCACTTGGGCTAGCAGGTCGATTCTCCCCTGTATTGACGGCTGCCGATCCGGAGGTCGGCGTGTTCAAACCGCACCCGCGGGGCTTCGAGCGAGCCTGCGAGGTCTGGGGGCTGGCGCCGAGCGAGGTGCTCTACGTCGGCGATCGCCCGGAGGTGGATGCCGAGGGCGCCGCGGCCGCCGGCATGCGGTGCGTCATCGTGGGCCGACAGGAGCCACAGGGCGCCTCCTATCGCGTCGTGCCCTCCTTCGAAAGGCTGTGCCGTGAGCTCGAGCGTCAGTGACGTGCGCGTCTCCGCCGGCATCTGGCCCTACGTCCAGATCGCGCGTGTGGACCACTGGTTCAAGAACGCGTTCATGCTGCTCGGGGTCATCCTGGCGGTGTTCTATCAACCTGACGTCGCGAACGTGTCGAGCGTGGCGCCGCTCGGCATCGCCGTCCTCGCCACGTGCCTCGTCGCCTCGAGCAACTACGTGCTCAACGAGCTGCTCGACGCGCCACACGATCGGCTGCACCCGGTCAAGAAGGATCGGCCGGTGCCGTCCGGGCTGGTCAAGGCGCCAATCGCCTACGCCGAGTGGCTGCTGCTGGCCGCGGCGGGCTTCGGCCTGGCCTGGGCGCTGAACCCGTACTTCTTCGCGTCGGCCGTCTTCCTCTGGGTGATGGGCATCGCCTATAACGTGCGGCCGCTCCGCACCAAGGAGTGGCCGTACCTCGACGTGCTGAGCGAGTCGGTCAACAACCCGATCCGGCTGCTGCTCGGCTGGTTCGCGCTCCTCACGACGCGCGTGCCGCCGCTGTCGCTCGTGATCTCGTACTGGATGATCGGCGCGTTCTTCATGGCGATGAAGCGGTACGCCGAGTACCGGCACATCGGCGATCCGCGGGTTGCGGCGGCCTACCGGGGCTCGTTCGAGTACTACACCGAGGAGCGGCTGCTCGTGAGCCTGGTGTTCTACTCGACGGCGTGCGCGCTCTTCGGCGGCATCTTCATCGTGCGCTATCACCTCGAGCTGATCCTGTTCGCGCCGTTCGTCGCCGGGCTGTTCGCCTACTACATGCACATCGGCATGCTGCCCGACAGCCCGGTGCAGAACCCTGAGAAGCTCTACCGGCAGCGCGGCTTCTTCGCCTACATGGTCATCTGCACGCTCGTGTTCGTGCTGCTGATGTTCACGTCCATTCCCGTGCTCTACGACCTGTTCAACGTCGAGCCGGTCCTGATGGACCCGCTCTGGACGCTCGGAGCGCGCTGAGTGCCGGCGCCCGCGGTGTCGTTCGTCGTGCCGGTGCGCAACGACGCCGAGCGGCTCGCGCGGTGTCTGGCGTCGATCCGGGCCGCCGCGCCCGCCGGCGTCGACGTCGAGATCGTGGTCGCCGACAACGGCTCGACCGACGGCTCGGCCGAGGTCGCGCGGCGCGCCGGCGCCACCGTGCTGTCGCTGCCGGGCCTGCGCGTGGCCGAACTGCGGAACCGCGCCGCCGCCATCGCTCGCGGCGACCTGCTCGGCTTCGTCGATGCCGACCACGAGATCGTGCCCGGCTGGATCGCGGCGGCGATCGAGCTCTTGCTTCCCGCGGCCCGTGGCGGCGCCGGCGCGCCATGCCGTCCGCCGGCGCGCGCCACGTGGGTCCAACGCCTGTACGATCGGCTCCGGCGACACCCACGAGCAACGGCCGAGCCGGTCGAATGGCTCGGCAGCGGCAACATGGCCGTCCGCCGCCGTGCGTTCGAAGAGGTTGGCGGCTTCGACGCGACGCTCGAGACCTGCGAGGACGTCGACCTGTGCCGAAAGCTGCGCGCGCGTGGATACGGTCTGGTCTCGGACCCGCGGCTCGGCAACGTGCACTACGGCGATCCGGCGACGCTGCGCCAGGTCTTCTACGGCGAGGTCTGGCGGGGGCGCGACAACGTTCGGGTGAGCCTGAGGGCGCCGCGCACGGTGCGCACGCTGGCCAGCGCCGCGATCCCGGTCCTGGGACTCATCGCCATCCTGACCGCTGCCGCGGGCCTGCTGCTCCTCGGTCCAACCGCCGGGTGGCGACTCGCGGGGCTCAGCCTCACGATCCCTCTCGTTCTCGTGGCGCTTCGCGCCACCGTGATGCTGCGCACGATCTGGTCGGCGGACTGGCCGAAGGCGCTCGCCGTCGCCGCGGCCTATGAAGCCGGACGGGCGATTGCCGTCGTCGGCCGCGTGAGCTACCGGCGCCGGCGACGCAGCGCCGCCGCCGCATGACCGACGTGACCCGCGTCCTCGAGCTGCGCAGCGTCCGCGGCACCGGCGGCGGGCCCGAGAAGACGATCCTGCTCGGCGCCGCGCACCACGATCCGCGCCGCTTTCGCGTCACCGTCTGCTACATCCGCGACGACCGCGACCGGGTGTTCGGGATCGACGAGCGCGCCCGCCGGCTCGACATCGAGTACGTCGAGGTCCGCGAGCGGCACTCGTTCGACCGGCGCATTTGGCCGGCGCTCGCGGCGATCTGCCGCGATCGGGCCATCGACGTCGTGCACGGACACGACTACAAGACCAACCTGCTGGCGTGGCTGCTCAGCCGGCGCCTCGACGTCGTGCCGATCGGCACGGCCCACGGCTGGACGGGCCAGAGCGCCCGCGAGCGCTGGGTGTACTACCCGCTGGATCGGCAGGTGCTCCGCCGCCTGCCTCGGGTGATCGCCGTCTCGACCGACATCCGCGATCGGCTGATCGCGAGCGGCGCCGATCCGGCTCGCATCACGGTGTTGCTCAACGGGATCGACCCCGACGCGTTCCGGCGCCAGCGGGGCGAGCGCGATGCCCGTCGGGCGGCGCTCGGCTTCCAGCCGCACCACCGGATCATCGCCACGGTCGGCCGCCTCGAGCGGCAGAAGCGCGTCGACCTGCTGCTCGAGGCGTTCGCCCGCGTACACGTCGCGCGTCCGGAGACGCGCCTCGTCGTCGTTGGCGACGGCAGCCTGCGGGCGTCGCTCGAGACGCAGTCGCGCCGCATGGGCGTGGACGCGGCGTGCCTCTTCCTCGGCCATCGGCTCGACATCGCGCGCCTGCACGACGCGTTCGACGTGTTCGTCCAGGCATCTGAGTACGAGGGCACGCCCAACGCGGTGCTCGAGGCCATGGCGCTCGAGACGCCGATCGTCGCGACTGACGTCGGAGGGACGCGCGAGCTGGCGCGGCCCGACGTCGACGCGCTGATCGTGCCGCCGCACGACACGCACGCGCTCGCCCACGCCGTCGAACAGGTGCTGGCCGATCCGGCCGCTGCCGCCGCGCGCGTGGTCTCCGCGCGCCGGCGCATCGAGCGCGACCTGTCGTTCGCCGAACGCACGCGTACCCTCGAACGAATCTACGACGAGCTGGTGCAGGCGCGGAGGCGGGCCGAACCGGCAGGCATGGTGGACGTCGGCCGTGCGTGACGCGCTCAAAGCCGCGGCACGCGCGCTGGCGGCGGTCGCGGTCGCGCCGGCCCTCCTGTCGTTCGTCGTGCGCCGCGCGGTCATGGGCGCGGACCGCGCGCTCGAAGGCTCGACGGAAGCGCTCGGCCTGATGCCTGGCCTGGCCGGCATCTACGTTCGGCGCGCGTTCCTGTCGCGCGCGCTGGCGCACTGTGCCCCCACCGCCACGAT
This window harbors:
- a CDS encoding UbiA prenyltransferase family protein, with the protein product MPRAPRPPACGASSWADRSHRAPPIASCPPSKGCAVSSSVSDVRVSAGIWPYVQIARVDHWFKNAFMLLGVILAVFYQPDVANVSSVAPLGIAVLATCLVASSNYVLNELLDAPHDRLHPVKKDRPVPSGLVKAPIAYAEWLLLAAAGFGLAWALNPYFFASAVFLWVMGIAYNVRPLRTKEWPYLDVLSESVNNPIRLLLGWFALLTTRVPPLSLVISYWMIGAFFMAMKRYAEYRHIGDPRVAAAYRGSFEYYTEERLLVSLVFYSTACALFGGIFIVRYHLELILFAPFVAGLFAYYMHIGMLPDSPVQNPEKLYRQRGFFAYMVICTLVFVLLMFTSIPVLYDLFNVEPVLMDPLWTLGAR
- a CDS encoding glycosyltransferase; amino-acid sequence: MPAPAVSFVVPVRNDAERLARCLASIRAAAPAGVDVEIVVADNGSTDGSAEVARRAGATVLSLPGLRVAELRNRAAAIARGDLLGFVDADHEIVPGWIAAAIELLLPAARGGAGAPCRPPARATWVQRLYDRLRRHPRATAEPVEWLGSGNMAVRRRAFEEVGGFDATLETCEDVDLCRKLRARGYGLVSDPRLGNVHYGDPATLRQVFYGEVWRGRDNVRVSLRAPRTVRTLASAAIPVLGLIAILTAAAGLLLLGPTAGWRLAGLSLTIPLVLVALRATVMLRTIWSADWPKALAVAAAYEAGRAIAVVGRVSYRRRRRSAAAA
- a CDS encoding glycosyl transferase, whose product is MTTILTLCSASYLAHAKTLAQSVREHMPTCSIVIGLVDNLPGDFDASYLESFELLPVEQLGLPELAGMRARYDIVELICAMKPFFVEHLYRRDRRVDTVLYLDADMLVLSSLAPLADRLREHDLMLTPHSCTMSGHGPVNVHYERAMLRTGVFNLGFLGTRRTEHTSAFLQWWQKRLVEYCYARFRDGLFVDQLWAVLAPAYVPRVLVERDPGCNMAYWNLFERRLSGLDGRYVVNGTHPLLFYHFSHYNPDVPDAITTRPEQPVPMLAERPDLVPLFQQYQDRLVRNDYRGVRRFKSQFAAPPDALTVRSGVGSSSKAAAARVIKAGLRMMPGVARRTLARAAELVVAGASDNR
- a CDS encoding glycosyltransferase family 2 protein, producing MSADSSVSVIVATRNRHGLLQQALAGITSQTHTAMELLVVDDGSGADTLAAYDDIGRATGGRVQWILREHPGALGTGPAATRNRGIRAAGGAFVAFCDDDDRWIRADHLSTAVRALEQTGADFYFCNLVASRDGQPTDYVWFPDAGRLSGGRSVDGFPDVYAVDLPAVLDVVASRVIHPDCWVVRRSLLEAAGGFWERVWFSEDYELMMRLLDRASGILFRSTPCVDYRLPAGDAHSLRSSELDTLLQEVMAMQHLRLTCRSRVVRRHARAREAWGLRQLARSLRRDGRAAEGRSFAWQGLCTFPTLGAVRQCLFE
- a CDS encoding glycosyltransferase → MTDVTRVLELRSVRGTGGGPEKTILLGAAHHDPRRFRVTVCYIRDDRDRVFGIDERARRLDIEYVEVRERHSFDRRIWPALAAICRDRAIDVVHGHDYKTNLLAWLLSRRLDVVPIGTAHGWTGQSARERWVYYPLDRQVLRRLPRVIAVSTDIRDRLIASGADPARITVLLNGIDPDAFRRQRGERDARRAALGFQPHHRIIATVGRLERQKRVDLLLEAFARVHVARPETRLVVVGDGSLRASLETQSRRMGVDAACLFLGHRLDIARLHDAFDVFVQASEYEGTPNAVLEAMALETPIVATDVGGTRELARPDVDALIVPPHDTHALAHAVEQVLADPAAAAARVVSARRRIERDLSFAERTRTLERIYDELVQARRRAEPAGMVDVGRA
- a CDS encoding sugar nucleotide-binding protein, which produces MSAQQRIYIAGCGGMLGEGFYRVYGGEHELRCTDKDVNEPWLSFLDFRDYEAYRLDVERFNPSVLFHLGAHTSLELCERDPDDAYATNTLAVENAVHIANDLGIPLLYISTAGIFDGLKETYDDWDIPSPLGHYARSKFMGERYVVENCRHYLVCRAGWMMGGGPRKDKKFVQKIMAQLKEGRRELFVVDDKFGTPTYTHDFARNVGLLLDRGLWGVYNMVCGGMTGRLEVAREIVAIMERDAVVEIVPVGSDHFAAEYFAPRPPSERLVTKKLDLRGLNRMRDWRVCLREYLNEYYRDYL